In the genome of Streptomyces sp. NBC_00433, the window CCCGGGCAAGCCGCCGGTGGCTCCCGACGCCTTCGTCGACCCGGGCGCCGGCGACAAGAGCCACGCCCAGGAGATACTCAGCTCGGCCCGCAAGCAGCGCGACACCGTGGCGGGCGAGGCCGAGGCCAAAGTGCGTACCGCCACCGCGCTCGCGCCGCAGAAGCCGGACTTCACCGACCGGATGAAGGGCGACGGCGGCGACTTCCTGAAGTCGGCGCCGATACAGGCCGAGCACTTCGCCGGCGGCCTGATCCGCTCGGGCACCGACATGCTGAAGTTCGTCCGCGGCCTGAACCCGTACGACCCGTACAACCTCACCCACCCCGCGCAGTACCTGACCCACCTCAACTCCACCGCCGCGGGCCTGGTCGACATGACCGCGCACCCCGAGCGGCTGCCCGGCATCCTGCTCGGCAGCGGATGGGGCTCCGACGGCGACGAGGCCGGCGGCCGCCTGGTCGGCAACGTGCTGCTGGCACTGGCCACCGACGGCGGCAGCGCCGGCGCCAAAGCGGGCGCCGAAAGCGCCGGCAAGGACGCGGCCGAGCAGGCGGCAAAGGACGCCGCGGAGAGCGGCTCCAAGTGGAAGGGCCTCGCCAGGTCCACCTCCGACGTCAAGGGCGAGGCCTTCCACCAGGGTTCGATGACCCCAGCCGAGGAGGCGCAGTTCCTGCACGACGAATACCCCTGGCTCAAAGACGTCAACGAGACCGGCCAGCCGGGCTACACGCAGAACTGCTCGAAGAACGTCGAGGCGGTCAACGAGCGCCTCGACGGCATCCCCTCCAAGGCCACCCCGCTGCAGAACCCGCAGTGGCCCAGCCCGGCACGCCTCGGCAATCCCGGCGCCAAGTTCGAGGACGTCGGAAGCTACGACGACATCATCAACGACATGAACGCGCGCGGTGAGGGCTCCCGAGGCGTCGTCTACGTCGGCCGCGGCAATTCCGCGCACGTCTTCAACGTCGTGCACGACAGCAACGGCGTCGTCTTCCTCGACGGCCAGACCGGCCGGCTGGCCCAGTTGGAAAAGGGCGTGAAGATCCAGTACATGCCGTACAAGTAGCCTGAACACCCGAGCAACTGACACGGCCGACGTGACCTGACGAGGCTCTGACGTGACCGACACGTTCGGCAGCCGCCGCGCGGGGTCGGCCGCAGGACGGCGCGCAACGCCGTACGACGAAGAAAGGTGCACCCGTGATGACCGAGGAGGAGGCGCTCGCCGCCGCCTGGGCGTTCCTTCGGGACAGGTTCGGCGACGGCCCGCCGACGATCGTGGTGGAGCCGGGAAGCACCACCGAATACCGCTTGGCCTGGACCGTCGGCTTCGACTCCCAGGAGCACATCGACACCGGTGACATGACCCAGGCACCCATGGTGCGGGAGATCGTCGTGTTCAAGGACGGCTCGCTGATCGACTTCACCCCGAGCGCGCTGAGCACGCAGAATGCCGTGGCGTGGTTCGAGGACGGCGTCTGGCCCGAGCAGCTCAGCCGGCTGACCGACCCGCGGGTCTTCGGCACCCAGTGGATCCACGAGCCCCCGTCCGCCGGGGCGTGAGGACATGACCGACCCGTACGGACTCGCCCACGAGTGGCTGCGGTCCGCCTACGACGTGCCGGTGCGGTTGCAGCGCGCCCCGATTGCCGAGACGCCGCAGGCCTGGGTGTTCAGCACCGCGCTGGAGCCGGCGGCGGCCGGCGCGCACCGGCAGGCCGCGCCCGCGCCGCTGCTGACGTCGCTGCTGTGCGTGCCCAAGAACGGCATGCCGCCCTTCCACCCGGCCACCGACGATCCGTGGGGCGACCTGGCCGACTTCGAGAGGGACCCGCGGCCCAGGGACCCCGCCGAGCAGGCCCGCAGGACGAACGCCAGGGGCGCGGTGCTCGCGGCCCACGCGACCGTCGGCGGCGCGCCCGCGACGGCCCTGCCCTGGCAGTCCGCGCACGAGAGCCCCACCTGGTGGGACGACTTCCTCCTGCGGTATTTCCCGACGGCCGAGGTCGGGCCGTGCCCGGACTGGGAGACGGTGATCTCGGCAGTCGGCGAACTGGGCCCGGGCACCGCCGGCGTGGTGTGGATCCGCCGGGAACTGCACGGCGCCGAGGCGACCGGCCACCTGCTCTACGCCCACAACAAGGACGGCCAGGTCGCGCTGCTCGACCCGCAGGCCCGGCGGCTCGCCAGGCTGGAGACCGAGAACGTACGGGAGATCGTGCTGGCCCGGATCCCGCCGGGATCCACGCGGGACGCGCAGGGCACGCGGGAGGCGCGCGACGTGCGGGAGGCGCGGGAGGCGCCGCCTTCCGCCGCGCGGGCCGCAAGGGGCGTGACCGACCTGGCGGCAGCGGTGCGCGCGGCCGAGGCGTGGCTTGAGTACGTGCACGGCGACCAGGTCGTCCTTGTCGAGCCCTCCCCCGCCGACGAGACAGCCCGCGGCTGGCTGTTCGCCTGCAATACCCGCGCCTTCCTTGCCGACGGCAATCCGCAGCACGCCATGCTGGACGCGGCACTGGTGGTGCCGAAGGACGGCTCCGCGCCGTTCGGGCTGCCCAATTCCGACCCGTGGGACTGGTTCGACCGCTGGGACCAGGGCGCACAGCCCGGCACCGACGGCTTCCCGCTGCCGCCGGAGCCGGGCCCCGCGGCCTGGTTCGCACCGACGATGAGCCCGCTCGGCGCGGTCCTTTCCGTGACCGACTACACCGATTGGCAGACCCTGGTGGCCGGCCTGACGGAGATGCCGGTCGGGTCGCGGTCCGTGGTGTGGGTGCGCAGGAACGACCGGCGCGGCCGCGAGTCGGTCGGGCTGCTGTGCGTTGCCGCGCAGACCGAGAACGGCCTGGTCCTCATCGACACGGCGAGGGACGCCCCGGTGGAGCTGGAGACCGACGGCGTACGGTCGCTGCACCTGGTTCAGTACCGCTGAAGGCCGCACGCGGGCGTCTGCGGGCGTCGTTCCCGGCTCACAGGGTTCATCGCCTTCGGGCGGACCCGGCGGGTCAGGAGCGGCGCCTGCGGTCACGCAGCGCCACCGTCGTACCGGTGACCAGCAGCAGCGCCACCGCCATACCGCTCACCACATACGCCGCGGTGCGCTTCTCCCGCTGCCTCGCGGGATCGCCGAAGGTCAGCGCGGCGGGCACGACCCGGTCCTGGCCCTTGAGCATTCCGGGGTCGGGCGTCGGCGACTCGATCGGCTTCTCGTCGTCGGTGAGCGCGCGGACCGGGTCCACGACACCCCAGCCGACCAGCGAGTTGTGGCCGAGCGAGGTGCGCTGCGCGGTCTGCTCGATCTGCGCGATCACCTGCGCCGCCGTCCAGTCCGGGTGCTTGTCACGGATCAGCGTCGCGACGCCGGCGACGTAAGGCGCGGCGAAACTGGTGCCGTTGTCCACGCACTGGCCGCCGCCGGGCACGGTGGACAGCATGTCCACACCGGGCGCCGCCACCCCGACGAAATCCCCCGCCTGGGAGAAGGAGGCGCGCTCGTTGTTACGGTCCGACGCGCCGACGGCCAGAACACCCGGGTAGGCGCCGGGATAGGTCGTACGCGCCTTGCCGTCGCCCCCGTCGTTGCCCGCGGAGGCGATGACCACCGCGCCCGAACGCACGGCCGCGGCAATCGCGCTCGCCAGCTCGGGTGTGCTGGTCGACGTGTCCTGCGAGATGTTGATGACCTTGGCATGGGCGGCGACGGCCTTCTGCAGCGCGGTCACCAGATGGGGCACCGTGCCGGTGCCGTCCTCGCTCGCCTGCCGGATCGAGACGATCGTCGCCTGGGGCGCGAGCCCCTTGAAGCCGGTGGAAGCCGCCGGACGGGCGGCGATGATGCCGGCCACCTCCGTACCGTGCCCGACCGGGTCGGTGGTGCCGTTGCCCTTGGCGTCTATCAGGTCGACGCTGTGCGCCACATCGACCGCCGAGGCCAGCTGGGGGTTCTTGACGTCCACCCCGGAGTCGATCACCGCGACGACGACGCCCTTGCCCTGGTGGGTGCCCTGCCACAGCTGGTTCACCAGCACGCGCTGCAATGACCAGGGGGTCTGCTTCACGGGCGGTGCCGGGAATGTGCACTGGCCGTCGCCGTCGAGCGGCTGGGCGGCATGCGGCGAGTCCGGCTGGACGGGAGCGGCCGTCGCCGGAGAAGCGAGCGCGGGCGAGGCCGCGCCCAGCACGACCCCAGGCAGCAGCGCCAGCGCCGCGACGCCGGCGGCAGCCACGGACACCGCACGCCGACGCGGCGACCCTGCAACCCTCACGACGCCTCTCCTCGGCCCGTACACCCCGATGAACCGGCCCGACACCGACCCGCCGGTCGGCCGCCATGACGGCCGGCCGGTCCGGGTCGGCCGCACGGCCGGTCAGTTCAGCCTCGGTGGCCGGTCAATTCGGCCTCGAAGGCTGGTCGTTCAGCCTCTGTGTCAGCCGAAGTACGACGCGGCCTTCTTGTCGGCCGCGTTGTAGTGACCGCTCGCGATCTGCACCTTGCTGGCGATCGACTCCAGCACCTCGTGCATGTGGTGCGTACGGTTCGCCCACTCGTTCGCGACCGCGTGGAAGGCGGTCTGCGCGTCGCCCTCCCAGTACGCGGCGACCGCGCGGACGCGGGTCAGCAGGTTGTCGAGGTCGGTCTCGAGCTGACCGGCCTGATGCTTGATCGCGCCCGCTGCCTCGTCGAGCGAGGAATATGTGACCTTGAGTTCACCGGGATCGGACATGATTACCCCCCATGGAAGTAGGTGATACGGCTCGTGACGTAATGGTCGAGACCAGGTGACAATCGACGACCAGGTCAAGGACCCGGTCGGAGACCGGGTCAGAGACCGGCGATACCGCTGCCCGCGGCGCTGCCGTTGATGTCGATGCTCTTCATGTCCTGGAGGACGTCCTCGTCGGTCGAGCCCGAGGTGAGGTTCGTGTCGTGCACGGCTTCCTTGATCTTGTTCAGCAGGATCGCCAGCACACGGTGGTCCTCGTTGATCAGGCTCTGCTGCGAGTTGAAGGCGTTGGCACCGATACCCCGCCAGTGACCTTCGAGGTTGTCGATCACCGTCTGAAGCGCCTTCACCTGACGGTCCATCGAGCCGACCATGTCGTAGATGTCGGTTTCCAGCTTGGCCAGCGAGGCCGCGGTGACTTTCATTCCGGCAGTCATGGTTTCTGCCCCTCCCCCATGCAATCGCGTGTACGTCGTCGCGAGCGAATACGTTACCCGCTCACTCTAGCCACAACACCTACCGATCCCAACAGGACACCCCGTGGTCTCAGTTGTGCCCTCACCTGCCCCACCAGCCTTAGTAGGGCGGCGGCGGAGGCGGCCGGTAACCACCGTACGGCGGCTGTTGCGGATGATGCGGCGGCAGCGGTGGCCGCGGCGCGTATACGGCGGCGGCCGAAGCAGCCGCCGCGGCACGCCGGCGCCGGCCGCGCATCGCGAGCGCCGTCCCGCCGGCCGCCAACACGACGACGGCCGCACCCGCGGCGATCCACGGCGTCGAACTACTGCCGCCGCCACCGGAGTCCGACCCCTCGGCGACCGCCTTGTCGGACGACGAAGCCGAGGGCGCCGGAGCAGCCGTCCCGGCGGCGCCGGACGTCGGCGTGGCGGACGGCTCCCCGTCCCCGCCTTGCTGCCAGCCCTCGTGCTCCGCCAACGGGTAGACATCGGCGGGCCCGGGATCCCCCGGCGTCTGCAGAGCGACCCGCGGCCGCACGGCGCCATACCCGATCGAGTCATTCCGCTCGGCCCCATCGGTGGGCTTCGACGCGGTGTTGAGCAGCACCCGCAGGACCTGGTTGGCGGTCCAGGAGGGGTGGGCGGACCAGACGAGGGCGGCGGAGCCGGAGGTGAGGGCGGAGGCGTCGCTGGTGCCGCTGCTTGTGTTGACGCAGTTAGCCCGAATCCCGCTCGGGCAAGCCTTTGAGATGTTGTCGCCGACAGCGGAGAGGTCTACTTGGGGGCCCTTGGTGGACAAGGGAAGAGCGTTTCCGTTGCGGTCAAGAGCCCCGATGCCAGCGACACCGCGGCTGGCTGCCGGATATTCCACCGGGCTGCCCTTCTCACCTGAGTTACCTGTGGAGGCGAAGATAAGCTTGCCCTTACTCCGCGCGTAGTCCAGGGCACTCTGAAGGGCTGCAATGTCGTTTGGCTGCAGCGACGTAGCTGGCACGCCCTGGGAGATATTGATGACCCGCGCCTGGCTGTCAGCCGCATATCGCACTGCCTTGTCCAGCTCGACCGTAAAGGACACTGCGCTGGCCGCTTCGTTTGTGTCACGAGGGTCGTTCAGGATCCTGATTGGAAGGATCTTCGCTTCCGGGGCCACACCGATCGCCCCTGTGCCGCCTTCCGAAGCTCCCGTTCCAGCAATGAGGCTGGACATGCCAGTACCGTGACCAATCTTGTCGTCATACGGCGAATCGACTGGGTAGGTGAAGCTCTTCCCGTCGAGTACCTGGCCCTTCAGGTCCGGGATGCTTCGATCCACGCCCGTGTCAATCACCGCGACGGTGATGCCTGCGCCTTTGCTGATCTTCCAGGCTTCCGGCAGCCTCATCGCGTCAACGTGCCACTGCAGTTGGCGCACAGTCTGCCCCTGCGCGGGCAGCGCCCCGATGCTCAGC includes:
- a CDS encoding YrhB domain-containing protein, which gives rise to MTEEEALAAAWAFLRDRFGDGPPTIVVEPGSTTEYRLAWTVGFDSQEHIDTGDMTQAPMVREIVVFKDGSLIDFTPSALSTQNAVAWFEDGVWPEQLSRLTDPRVFGTQWIHEPPSAGA
- a CDS encoding YrhB domain-containing protein codes for the protein MTDPYGLAHEWLRSAYDVPVRLQRAPIAETPQAWVFSTALEPAAAGAHRQAAPAPLLTSLLCVPKNGMPPFHPATDDPWGDLADFERDPRPRDPAEQARRTNARGAVLAAHATVGGAPATALPWQSAHESPTWWDDFLLRYFPTAEVGPCPDWETVISAVGELGPGTAGVVWIRRELHGAEATGHLLYAHNKDGQVALLDPQARRLARLETENVREIVLARIPPGSTRDAQGTREARDVREAREAPPSAARAARGVTDLAAAVRAAEAWLEYVHGDQVVLVEPSPADETARGWLFACNTRAFLADGNPQHAMLDAALVVPKDGSAPFGLPNSDPWDWFDRWDQGAQPGTDGFPLPPEPGPAAWFAPTMSPLGAVLSVTDYTDWQTLVAGLTEMPVGSRSVVWVRRNDRRGRESVGLLCVAAQTENGLVLIDTARDAPVELETDGVRSLHLVQYR
- the mycP gene encoding type VII secretion-associated serine protease mycosin yields the protein MKRRARTWVQRALAVVATSGALMLSIGALPAQGQTVRQLQWHVDAMRLPEAWKISKGAGITVAVIDTGVDRSIPDLKGQVLDGKSFTYPVDSPYDDKIGHGTGMSSLIAGTGASEGGTGAIGVAPEAKILPIRILNDPRDTNEAASAVSFTVELDKAVRYAADSQARVINISQGVPATSLQPNDIAALQSALDYARSKGKLIFASTGNSGEKGSPVEYPAASRGVAGIGALDRNGNALPLSTKGPQVDLSAVGDNISKACPSGIRANCVNTSSGTSDASALTSGSAALVWSAHPSWTANQVLRVLLNTASKPTDGAERNDSIGYGAVRPRVALQTPGDPGPADVYPLAEHEGWQQGGDGEPSATPTSGAAGTAAPAPSASSSDKAVAEGSDSGGGGSSSTPWIAAGAAVVVLAAGGTALAMRGRRRRAAAAASAAAVYAPRPPLPPHHPQQPPYGGYRPPPPPPY
- the mycP gene encoding type VII secretion-associated serine protease mycosin; this encodes MRVAGSPRRRAVSVAAAGVAALALLPGVVLGAASPALASPATAAPVQPDSPHAAQPLDGDGQCTFPAPPVKQTPWSLQRVLVNQLWQGTHQGKGVVVAVIDSGVDVKNPQLASAVDVAHSVDLIDAKGNGTTDPVGHGTEVAGIIAARPAASTGFKGLAPQATIVSIRQASEDGTGTVPHLVTALQKAVAAHAKVINISQDTSTSTPELASAIAAAVRSGAVVIASAGNDGGDGKARTTYPGAYPGVLAVGASDRNNERASFSQAGDFVGVAAPGVDMLSTVPGGGQCVDNGTSFAAPYVAGVATLIRDKHPDWTAAQVIAQIEQTAQRTSLGHNSLVGWGVVDPVRALTDDEKPIESPTPDPGMLKGQDRVVPAALTFGDPARQREKRTAAYVVSGMAVALLLVTGTTVALRDRRRRS
- a CDS encoding toxin glutamine deamidase domain-containing protein, with the protein product MGLGSLIDKIGDGGEKLLGKAKQKAGELIDDGAHFVGDNLDHVGLHDAADWVDDQGDSIADHLGAHVDEQQLGQTEDPKELVHGDSNKIREVSGHLSRFHSAFDTGHTGLTHLDPGSWEGDGAEAFRAKFASQPAKWAKAATACQDASNALEHYAFTVDWAQGQAKEAVRLWKQGTEARKKAAAAYNAKVDQYNTDLASYKDLVDGDSDPGKPPVAPDAFVDPGAGDKSHAQEILSSARKQRDTVAGEAEAKVRTATALAPQKPDFTDRMKGDGGDFLKSAPIQAEHFAGGLIRSGTDMLKFVRGLNPYDPYNLTHPAQYLTHLNSTAAGLVDMTAHPERLPGILLGSGWGSDGDEAGGRLVGNVLLALATDGGSAGAKAGAESAGKDAAEQAAKDAAESGSKWKGLARSTSDVKGEAFHQGSMTPAEEAQFLHDEYPWLKDVNETGQPGYTQNCSKNVEAVNERLDGIPSKATPLQNPQWPSPARLGNPGAKFEDVGSYDDIINDMNARGEGSRGVVYVGRGNSAHVFNVVHDSNGVVFLDGQTGRLAQLEKGVKIQYMPYK
- a CDS encoding WXG100 family type VII secretion target, coding for MTAGMKVTAASLAKLETDIYDMVGSMDRQVKALQTVIDNLEGHWRGIGANAFNSQQSLINEDHRVLAILLNKIKEAVHDTNLTSGSTDEDVLQDMKSIDINGSAAGSGIAGL
- a CDS encoding WXG100 family type VII secretion target, encoding MSDPGELKVTYSSLDEAAGAIKHQAGQLETDLDNLLTRVRAVAAYWEGDAQTAFHAVANEWANRTHHMHEVLESIASKVQIASGHYNAADKKAASYFG